The proteins below come from a single Oncorhynchus keta strain PuntledgeMale-10-30-2019 chromosome 32, Oket_V2, whole genome shotgun sequence genomic window:
- the LOC127914521 gene encoding small integral membrane protein 36-like — MGFKENFSEIDPVTLNLCILIASYVILLLVFLISCIMYDCRGKDPTKEYAPDPVPTQSPIRLVVMQQTTPSPQHQRWDQTNMVTSYEPQPSPDFREKKSTMV; from the coding sequence ATGGGCTTTAAGGAAAACTTCTCGGAGATTGATCCTGTCACTTTGAACCTCTGCATCCTTATCGCCAGCTATGTTATCTTGCTTCTGGTGTTCCTGATATCTTGTATAATGTATGACTGCCGGGGCAAGGATCCAACCAAGGAGTACGCGCCGGACCCTGTGCCGACCCAATCCCCCATCAGACTGGTGGTGATGCAGCAGACCACCCCTTCTCCGCAACATCAACGCTGGGACCAGACCAATATGGTCACCTCATATGAGCCTCAGCCCAGTCCAGACTTCAGGGAGAAGAAGAGCACCATGGTCTAG
- the LOC118383607 gene encoding monocyte to macrophage differentiation factor isoform X1 yields the protein MLGLDLQKTSLRRFMNRRASANCRYQPTCYEHAANCYTHALLIVPAIVGMALLHRLSDDRWEKITAWVYGMGLCALFLVSTVFHIITWKKSHMRSVEHCFHMCDRVVIYFFIAASYTPWLNLRELGPLAVHMRWFVWLMAAAGTIYVFNYHEKYKVVELAFYLTMGFFPALVVTSMNNTDGLYELACGGLIYCLGVIFFKSDGVIPFAHAIWHVFVALAAAVHYYAIWKYLYRSPPANTIRDA from the exons ATGCTAGGACTGGACCTGCAGAAGACCAGTCTGAGACG GTTCATGAACAGACGGGCCTCTGCTAATTGCCGCTACCAGCCCACCTGCTATGAGCATGCTGCAAACTGCTATACTCACGCG CTACTCATCGTACCAGCCATTGTGGGCATGGCCCTGCTGCACCGTCTCTCAGACGACCGCTGGGAGAAGATCACAGCCTGGGTGTACGGCATGGGCCTGTGTGCCCTCTTCCTGGTCTCCACTGTGTTCCACATCATCACCTGGAAGAAGAGTCACATGAG GTCTGTGGAGCACTGCTTTCATATGTGTGATAGAGTGGTCATCTATTTCTTCATCGCTGCCTCCTACACACCATG GTTGAATCTTCGTGAGCTTGGCCCACTCGCAGTTCACATGCGTTGGTTTGTATGGCTAATGGCTGCGGCAGGAACGATATACGTCTTCAACTACCACGAAAA GTATAAAGTTGTTGAGCTCGCCTTCTATTTGACTATGGGTTTTTTCCCTGCGTTGGTTGTGACATCAATG AACAACACTGATGGACTGTACGAGTTGGCCTGTGGGGGACTCATCTATTGCCTGGGTGTGATCTTCTTCAAGTCGGACGGGGTCATCCCGTTTGCCCATGCCATCTGGCACGTGTTTGTGGCGCTGGCTGCAGCCGTGCACTACTACGCTATCTGGAAGTACCTCTACAGGAGTCCCCCTGCTAATACTATTCGGGATGCCTGA
- the LOC118383607 gene encoding monocyte to macrophage differentiation factor isoform X2: protein MKRVNSLQRFMNRRASANCRYQPTCYEHAANCYTHALLIVPAIVGMALLHRLSDDRWEKITAWVYGMGLCALFLVSTVFHIITWKKSHMRSVEHCFHMCDRVVIYFFIAASYTPWLNLRELGPLAVHMRWFVWLMAAAGTIYVFNYHEKYKVVELAFYLTMGFFPALVVTSMNNTDGLYELACGGLIYCLGVIFFKSDGVIPFAHAIWHVFVALAAAVHYYAIWKYLYRSPPANTIRDA, encoded by the exons ATGAAGAGAGTGAACAGCCTTCAAAG GTTCATGAACAGACGGGCCTCTGCTAATTGCCGCTACCAGCCCACCTGCTATGAGCATGCTGCAAACTGCTATACTCACGCG CTACTCATCGTACCAGCCATTGTGGGCATGGCCCTGCTGCACCGTCTCTCAGACGACCGCTGGGAGAAGATCACAGCCTGGGTGTACGGCATGGGCCTGTGTGCCCTCTTCCTGGTCTCCACTGTGTTCCACATCATCACCTGGAAGAAGAGTCACATGAG GTCTGTGGAGCACTGCTTTCATATGTGTGATAGAGTGGTCATCTATTTCTTCATCGCTGCCTCCTACACACCATG GTTGAATCTTCGTGAGCTTGGCCCACTCGCAGTTCACATGCGTTGGTTTGTATGGCTAATGGCTGCGGCAGGAACGATATACGTCTTCAACTACCACGAAAA GTATAAAGTTGTTGAGCTCGCCTTCTATTTGACTATGGGTTTTTTCCCTGCGTTGGTTGTGACATCAATG AACAACACTGATGGACTGTACGAGTTGGCCTGTGGGGGACTCATCTATTGCCTGGGTGTGATCTTCTTCAAGTCGGACGGGGTCATCCCGTTTGCCCATGCCATCTGGCACGTGTTTGTGGCGCTGGCTGCAGCCGTGCACTACTACGCTATCTGGAAGTACCTCTACAGGAGTCCCCCTGCTAATACTATTCGGGATGCCTGA